In one Motacilla alba alba isolate MOTALB_02 chromosome 7, Motacilla_alba_V1.0_pri, whole genome shotgun sequence genomic region, the following are encoded:
- the ATP5MC3 gene encoding ATP synthase F(0) complex subunit C3, mitochondrial, whose amino-acid sequence MFACAKLATSPSLIRAGSRVLYRPISASVLSRPEVKNGEGKSTVIGAQNTVSQLALREFQTSAISRDIDTAAKFIGAGAATVGVAGSGAGIGTVFGSLIIGYARNPSLKQQLFSYAILGFALSEAMGLFCLMVAFLILFAM is encoded by the exons ATGTTCGCTTGCGCCAAGCTCGCCACCTCGCCCTCCCTG ATCCGTGCTGGATCAAGAGTCTTGTACAGACCAATTTCGGCATCTGTGTTGTCTAGGCCAGAGGTCAAGAATGGAGAG GGCAAGTCAACAGTTATTGGGGCCCAAAATACTGTCTCCCAACTAGCACTTCGGGAATTCCAGACTAGTGCTATCAGCAGGGACATTGACACTGCTGCCAAATTCATTGGTGCTGGTGCAGCCACAGTAGGTGTGGCTGGTTCTGGTGCTGGAATTGGAACAGTCTTCGGTAGTCTAATCATTGGTTATGCCAG aaatccttctctgaagcagcagctgttctCATATGCTATCCTGGGATTCGCCCTGTCTGAAGCTATGGGTCTCTTCTGTCTGATGGTTGCTTTCTTGATCCTGTTTGCCATGTGA